The nucleotide window GACCCCGATGCGCGTGGGGACGGACAGCCGCTGCGTGTCCTGGTCGGTTCGGATCGAGGAATAGATCATCTGGTCGGCGACCGCGTTGGCCAACTGCTCGCCGTGGTCGTCGGCGATGAGTTTCAGCATCAGGTCGATGGACGAGGTACCGCCCGCCGTGGACATGCGGTTGCCGTCCACGACGAAAACCGACTTGGTCAGTTCGACCTCGTCGAACTCCTCGACAAAGCTGTCGTGGTTTTCCCAGTGAATCGTCGCGCGTTTGCCATCCAGCAGACCGGCCTTGGCCATGACGTAGGACGCGGTGCAAAGCCCGCCGATCCGCGGTCCCCGACGCGCCTCGCGTCGCAGCCAGTTCAGCAGCTTCTTGGTCGCCGCTTTCTGGATATCGGACCCGCCACAGAGCAGCACGACGTCCTCGCGGCGCAATTCGTCCAGATCGATGTCCACCTTGAACCGCGAGCCGGCAGAGCACGACACAGTGCCGTCTTCATCGGCCTCGCCCGACATCACCCATTCATACAGGGTTTCACCGGCCATGCGGTTCGCAATACGAAGACAATCCAGCGCCGAGGCAAAACTCAGCAGCGTGAAATTCTCCAGCAATACGAAAACGAAACGCTTCGGACCAGACGTGGCGTCGCCGCTCGTTTTTTTCGCTTCCGCGCGCATGTTCGCTACTCCCTGCGCAGTGGCGTATCGGTCAGGTCTTCCACGAAAACCCTGAGGTTGGCAAGAGAGCCGCAGTCAATTTCCGACATATTCCGTCGAACCTGTATGGTGTCCGGGGGTCGGCTTTAGTATAGACGGGTCTCGAAACTCGATGAGCGGAGAGAAAAGATGAGCAATTGGCAGAAGTCTGACTGGCGCAGCAAGCCGCGGATCCAGATGCCCGACTATACCGATGCAGAAGCCCTGCAGGCGGTCGAGTCGAAGCTTTCCAAGTACCCGCCGCTGGTGTTTGCAGGAGAGGCCAGGCGTTTGAAGAAACAGCTTGGCGCGGCATCGCGGGGCGAGGCTTTCCTTTTGCAGGGCGGTGATTGTGCCGAGGCGTTCGATCAGTTCTCGGCCGACGCGATCCGCGACACGTTCAAGGTGATGCTGCAAATGGCGATGGTGCTGACCTATGGTGCCAAGGTGCCGGTGATCAAGGTCGGGCGCATGGCCGGCCAGTTCGCCAAGCCCCGGTCTGCCCCGACCGAGGTCGTCGGCGGTGTGGAACTGCCCAGCTACCGCGGAGACATCATCAACGAGCTGGCCTTCACGCCCGAGGCGCGCATCCCCGATCCGGCGAAGATGCTTCAGGCCTACACGCAGGCGGCGGCCACGCTGAACCTGATACGGGCCTTCTCGACCGGCGGGTATGCTGACGTGAACCAGGTGCACGCATGGACGCTGGGCTTTACCGACGGCGAAAAGGCGGAGCGCTATCGCGAGATGGCGTCGCGGATTTCCGACACGCTGGATTTCATGCGCGCCGCGGGCGTCGACAGCACCAGCGCGCACACGCTGCACACGGTGGAGTTCTACACCTCGCATGAAAGCCTGCTGCTGGAATACGAGGAGGCGCTGGCTCGCGTCGACTCGACCTCGGGCAACTGGCTGGCGGGGTCTGGCCACATGCTGTGGATCGGCGACCGCACGCGCCAGCCGGACGGGGCGCATGTGGAGTTCCTGAGCGGTGTTCTGAACCCGATCGGGCTGAAATGCGGTCCGTCCATGGAAGAGGACGACCTGAAAAAGCTGCTGGCCAAGCTGAACCCCGAGAACGAGGCCGGACGGCTGACGCTGATCGCGCGGTT belongs to Roseovarius sp. THAF27 and includes:
- a CDS encoding GlxA family transcriptional regulator produces the protein MRAEAKKTSGDATSGPKRFVFVLLENFTLLSFASALDCLRIANRMAGETLYEWVMSGEADEDGTVSCSAGSRFKVDIDLDELRREDVVLLCGGSDIQKAATKKLLNWLRREARRGPRIGGLCTASYVMAKAGLLDGKRATIHWENHDSFVEEFDEVELTKSVFVVDGNRMSTAGGTSSIDLMLKLIADDHGEQLANAVADQMIYSSIRTDQDTQRLSVPTRIGVRHPKLSQVIQMMESNIEEPISPAILAKQVAMSTRQLERLFRRYLNRSPKRYYMELRLQKARNLLMQTDMTVINVALACGFASPSHFSKCYRSHYNTTPYRERGSQAARLSV
- a CDS encoding class II 3-deoxy-7-phosphoheptulonate synthase, which produces MSNWQKSDWRSKPRIQMPDYTDAEALQAVESKLSKYPPLVFAGEARRLKKQLGAASRGEAFLLQGGDCAEAFDQFSADAIRDTFKVMLQMAMVLTYGAKVPVIKVGRMAGQFAKPRSAPTEVVGGVELPSYRGDIINELAFTPEARIPDPAKMLQAYTQAAATLNLIRAFSTGGYADVNQVHAWTLGFTDGEKAERYREMASRISDTLDFMRAAGVDSTSAHTLHTVEFYTSHESLLLEYEEALARVDSTSGNWLAGSGHMLWIGDRTRQPDGAHVEFLSGVLNPIGLKCGPSMEEDDLKKLLAKLNPENEAGRLTLIARFGAGKAGEHLPRLIKTVREEGANVTWVCDPMHGNTIKSASGYKTRPFDSVLREVQEFFGVHRAEGTIPGGVHFEMTGQDVTECTGGVRAVTEEDLSDRYHTACDPRLNASQALELAFLVAQQLSDLRESRAEQKVG